The Allochromatium tepidum genome has a window encoding:
- a CDS encoding type II toxin-antitoxin system VapC family toxin, with protein MKWLLDTHLLLWAAGRPEHLSAEARTLLEAPESELLFSAANLWEITIKRALGRDDFQVDGRVLRRGLLDNGYLELPITSRHALAVELLPPIHKDPFDRLLLAQASVEGIVLLTADPILARYPGPVRLI; from the coding sequence ATGAAGTGGCTGCTCGACACCCATCTGCTGCTGTGGGCGGCCGGCCGGCCCGAGCACCTGTCGGCCGAGGCCCGGACCCTGCTCGAAGCCCCTGAGAGCGAATTGCTGTTCAGTGCCGCGAATCTGTGGGAGATCACCATCAAGCGCGCGCTCGGACGCGACGACTTCCAGGTCGACGGGCGCGTACTGCGTCGTGGTCTGCTGGACAACGGCTATCTCGAACTGCCGATCACCAGCCGACACGCCCTGGCCGTCGAGCTGCTTCCGCCCATTCACAAAGATCCCTTCGACCGTCTGCTCCTGGCTCAGGCGAGTGTCGAGGGGATCGTTCTGCTGACGGCCGATCCGATCCTGGCGCGCTATCCCGGCCCGGTGCGCCTGATCTGA
- a CDS encoding Uma2 family endonuclease: MEALKLNTIDDLLLCPEERVELIGGDIVRRPMARFAHGRAQNRTALALGPFDEGDGTGGGWWFATEVSVAYEVHECPSHDLAGWRRERLPRLPGGVIDLPPDWVCEIVSPGHEKKDTLVLPLLLKRHRVPDYWLIWPEERRLTAYRLIDGDWLEIATLEGSGRARIPPFEAIELDLDALLGTS; the protein is encoded by the coding sequence ATGGAAGCACTGAAACTCAACACGATCGACGATCTGCTCCTGTGCCCGGAAGAGCGGGTGGAATTGATCGGCGGAGACATCGTGCGTCGGCCAATGGCGCGGTTTGCCCACGGTCGTGCACAGAACCGCACGGCGCTCGCGCTCGGGCCTTTCGACGAAGGCGATGGAACCGGCGGCGGCTGGTGGTTCGCTACCGAGGTCAGCGTCGCCTACGAGGTCCACGAGTGCCCATCGCATGATCTGGCCGGCTGGCGTCGGGAGCGTCTGCCCCGGCTACCCGGCGGCGTCATCGATCTGCCGCCGGATTGGGTCTGCGAGATCGTCTCGCCCGGACATGAGAAGAAAGACACTCTGGTTCTGCCGCTGCTGCTCAAGCGGCATCGCGTGCCCGATTACTGGCTGATCTGGCCCGAGGAGCGACGGTTGACCGCCTACCGGCTGATCGACGGCGACTGGCTTGAGATCGCAACGCTCGAAGGCAGCGGACGCGCCCGCATCCCGCCCTTCGAGGCCATCGAACTGGATCTGGATGCCCTGCTCGGCACGAGCTGA
- a CDS encoding uracil-DNA glycosylase family protein — MTTGLPNTTIERDTRQAALLALHAELETCRRCPKMYGPAVHSESVLSPVMLIGQAPGTREIEQLKPFCWTAGKTLFNWFAPLGLEETAFRARILMSAVCRCFPGKNPKGGDRVPDRDEVERCERWWRGELELLRPRLLLPVGKLAIAQLMPVPRLNDVIGHQWTYRSPDGWEADVIPLPHPSGASTWFKMEPGRTLLAQALDLIAAHPAWCAVLESEPGQTAHA; from the coding sequence ATGACCACCGGATTGCCGAACACGACGATTGAACGCGACACGCGCCAAGCCGCGCTGCTCGCCCTGCACGCCGAATTGGAGACCTGCCGCCGCTGCCCCAAGATGTACGGACCGGCGGTCCACAGCGAATCCGTGCTCTCGCCCGTGATGCTGATCGGCCAGGCACCCGGTACGCGCGAGATCGAGCAGCTCAAGCCCTTCTGCTGGACCGCCGGCAAGACGCTGTTCAACTGGTTCGCCCCGCTCGGACTCGAAGAGACCGCCTTTCGCGCCCGCATCCTGATGAGCGCGGTCTGTCGCTGCTTTCCGGGCAAGAATCCCAAGGGCGGCGACCGGGTGCCGGATCGTGACGAGGTCGAGCGCTGCGAACGCTGGTGGCGCGGCGAGCTGGAACTGTTGCGCCCGCGTCTGCTGCTGCCGGTCGGCAAGCTCGCCATTGCCCAGCTCATGCCGGTGCCGCGCCTGAACGACGTCATCGGCCACCAGTGGACCTATCGCTCACCCGATGGTTGGGAGGCCGACGTCATCCCGCTGCCGCATCCGTCCGGCGCCTCGACCTGGTTCAAGATGGAGCCGGGGCGCACGCTATTGGCCCAGGCGCTCGACCTGATCGCCGCGCATCCGGCTTGGTGTGCCGTGTTGGAGTCCGAACCGGGCCAAACCGCACACGCTTGA
- a CDS encoding type II toxin-antitoxin system Phd/YefM family antitoxin has protein sequence MQTVNIHEAKTHLSRLVDQAAQGEPFVIAKSGKPLVMVVPLPTPEPNQRRRLGFMAGQVAVPEDFDRMGESEIARLFGTDDDA, from the coding sequence ATGCAGACCGTCAATATCCACGAAGCCAAGACCCATCTCTCGCGCCTGGTCGATCAGGCCGCGCAGGGTGAACCCTTCGTCATCGCCAAGTCCGGCAAGCCGCTGGTCATGGTGGTGCCGCTCCCGACACCCGAGCCCAACCAGCGACGCCGGCTCGGCTTCATGGCCGGTCAGGTCGCGGTCCCCGAGGACTTCGACCGCATGGGCGAGTCCGAGATCGCACGCCTGTTCGGCACGGATGACGACGCATGA
- a CDS encoding response regulator, which produces MKILLVDDSKSARYALRLQLQKQGAEVEMAESAEAAFEKLKGELPDAILMDHMMPGLNGFEALEVIREDPRTAAIPIIICTSHEEPEFVATAQKKGVFGILPKSAAPELLPQMMARLQAELGAAVTTPRPTPAPAPSAEKTAAPPPVAPPAAPPGLSEDAVIKLFESRLEERLPRLLSPMVDELRRDLSEVILSETKRLIEERHTAEQSTRQAASPQPTMADLQAISTRLATETLPDLIKRALQTERTHLQEWVDRRVGEALTQSAASEDQERADADEIARKAVAMARRESKEAVDAALATAQQSIQSLEQRLPSLGPVYALIVLAIVLGVGAAGAVYYLLGSGSV; this is translated from the coding sequence ATGAAGATACTCCTGGTCGACGACTCCAAATCGGCGCGTTACGCGCTCAGGCTCCAACTCCAGAAACAGGGCGCCGAGGTCGAGATGGCCGAGTCGGCCGAGGCGGCCTTCGAGAAGCTCAAGGGCGAGCTGCCGGATGCCATCCTCATGGACCACATGATGCCGGGACTCAACGGCTTCGAGGCCCTGGAGGTCATCCGCGAGGATCCGCGTACGGCGGCGATTCCGATCATCATTTGCACCTCGCACGAGGAGCCCGAGTTCGTCGCCACGGCGCAGAAGAAGGGCGTCTTCGGCATCCTGCCCAAGTCGGCCGCGCCCGAGTTGCTGCCCCAGATGATGGCCCGCCTGCAAGCCGAACTCGGCGCCGCCGTCACTACACCCAGGCCGACTCCTGCACCCGCGCCGTCCGCCGAAAAAACCGCTGCTCCTCCTCCAGTGGCACCACCCGCCGCCCCGCCCGGTCTGTCGGAAGACGCCGTCATCAAGCTGTTCGAATCGCGTCTGGAAGAGCGTCTGCCGCGCTTGCTCTCGCCAATGGTGGACGAACTCAGACGCGATCTGAGCGAGGTGATTCTCAGCGAAACCAAGCGCCTGATCGAGGAGCGTCACACCGCCGAGCAATCGACCAGACAAGCGGCGTCGCCCCAGCCGACCATGGCCGATCTCCAGGCCATCTCGACGCGCCTGGCCACCGAGACCCTGCCCGATCTCATCAAGCGCGCCCTTCAGACCGAGCGTACCCATCTCCAGGAATGGGTCGACAGGCGTGTCGGCGAGGCACTGACTCAGTCCGCTGCGAGTGAGGATCAGGAGCGCGCCGACGCCGACGAGATCGCGCGCAAAGCCGTGGCCATGGCGCGGCGCGAGTCCAAGGAGGCCGTGGACGCGGCGCTGGCGACCGCGCAGCAGTCCATCCAGTCGCTGGAGCAGCGGCTCCCGTCGCTGGGGCCGGTCTATGCGCTCATCGTGCTGGCGATCGTGCTTGGCGTAGGCGCGGCGGGCGCGGTCTACTATCTGCTCGGCTCGGGATCGGTTTGA
- a CDS encoding ATP-dependent zinc protease — MSDSGPASSTSILGWREWLALPELGLPAIKAKVDTGARTSTLHAFYVDTFRRGGRLYARFGVHPVQQCADLVVHVEAPVIDRRQVSDSGGHREERYVIETRLALAGQAWPIELTLTNRETMLFRMLLGRTAIKGRALVDPEKSFLTGRVRRPWESYGVYAR, encoded by the coding sequence ATGAGCGATTCCGGACCCGCTTCATCGACGTCGATCCTGGGCTGGCGCGAGTGGCTCGCTCTGCCCGAGCTGGGTCTGCCCGCGATCAAGGCCAAGGTCGACACGGGCGCACGTACCTCGACCCTGCATGCCTTCTATGTCGATACCTTCCGGCGTGGCGGACGACTGTACGCGCGCTTCGGCGTGCATCCGGTCCAGCAATGCGCCGATCTCGTCGTGCATGTTGAAGCGCCGGTGATCGACCGGCGGCAGGTCTCGGATTCGGGCGGACATCGCGAGGAGCGCTATGTCATCGAGACTCGGCTCGCCCTGGCCGGCCAGGCGTGGCCGATCGAGCTGACCCTGACCAATCGCGAGACCATGCTGTTTCGGATGCTCCTGGGGCGAACCGCCATCAAGGGGCGCGCCCTGGTCGATCCCGAGAAATCTTTCCTGACCGGCCGGGTGCGGCGGCCCTGGGAGTCCTATGGAGTGTATGCTCGATGA
- a CDS encoding YihY/virulence factor BrkB family protein → MPTRQGGPDTITSNPSLQTRLETLLWGQDPHQLPRWQALAIRLGRLVHAVARDLTQGNLTLYAMSLVYTTLLSLVPLLAVSFSVLKGFGVHNQIEPLPANALEPLGESGVEITQQLIGFVDRMQVGVLGALGVGMPFYTVVSLIQKIEQSFNHVWRVDEVRPFAQRFTRYLSVLTIGPVLFFSAVGVSASLGGNPRMRSVMDYEPVSWLMELARLVAPYLMISATFAFIYRFVPNTRVRLVSALIGGLGAGLLWQSIGALFAHFMAGSTQYTAIYSGLAILILLMIWIYLGWLILLVGSSIAFYKQHPELLDSPELAAD, encoded by the coding sequence TTGCCGACACGCCAAGGAGGTCCGGACACAATAACGTCCAACCCAAGCCTCCAGACCCGTCTGGAAACCCTGCTCTGGGGACAGGATCCGCACCAACTGCCGCGCTGGCAGGCACTGGCCATCCGGCTCGGACGGCTCGTCCATGCCGTGGCGCGCGATCTGACGCAGGGGAACCTGACGCTCTATGCCATGAGCCTGGTCTACACCACGCTGCTCTCGCTGGTGCCGCTCCTGGCGGTCAGCTTCTCGGTGCTCAAGGGCTTCGGCGTGCACAACCAGATCGAGCCGCTGCCGGCCAACGCGCTCGAACCGCTCGGCGAATCGGGCGTGGAGATCACACAGCAGCTCATCGGCTTCGTCGACCGGATGCAGGTTGGGGTGCTCGGGGCGCTGGGCGTGGGGATGCCGTTCTATACCGTCGTCTCGCTGATCCAGAAGATCGAGCAATCGTTCAACCATGTCTGGCGCGTCGACGAGGTCCGCCCGTTCGCCCAGCGCTTCACCCGGTATCTGAGCGTGCTGACCATCGGGCCGGTGCTGTTCTTCTCGGCGGTCGGCGTCTCGGCCTCGCTCGGCGGCAATCCGCGGATGCGCTCGGTGATGGACTACGAGCCGGTGAGCTGGCTGATGGAGCTGGCGCGGCTGGTCGCGCCCTATCTGATGATCTCGGCCACCTTCGCTTTCATCTACCGCTTCGTGCCCAACACCCGGGTGCGGCTTGTCTCGGCGCTGATCGGCGGTCTGGGCGCGGGCCTGCTGTGGCAGTCGATCGGGGCGCTGTTCGCGCACTTCATGGCCGGATCGACCCAGTACACCGCCATCTATTCGGGTCTGGCGATCCTGATCCTGCTGATGATCTGGATCTATCTCGGCTGGCTGATCCTGCTCGTCGGCAGCAGCATCGCCTTCTACAAGCAGCATCCCGAGCTGCTCGATTCACCCGAACTGGCGGCGGATTGA